One genomic segment of Humidesulfovibrio mexicanus includes these proteins:
- a CDS encoding HPP family protein → MRFFEKMRGSGTCPPVVRPLETLSSFLGSLAGMALLGWLHAKLADPAGLALLIGSFGASAVLIFGAPKSPLAQPRNLVGGHALSAFVGVSVGLALPEPLWLTAALAVATAIAAMHLTRTLHPPGGATALIAVTSGPAIRSLGYVYVLCPALAGALILLSAALLTNALTPGRRYPEY, encoded by the coding sequence ATGCGGTTCTTCGAGAAAATGCGCGGCTCGGGAACCTGCCCGCCCGTGGTGCGCCCCCTGGAGACCCTCTCGTCCTTCCTGGGTTCGCTGGCTGGCATGGCGCTGCTGGGCTGGCTGCACGCAAAGCTGGCCGACCCGGCCGGACTGGCGCTGCTCATCGGCTCATTCGGGGCCTCAGCCGTGCTGATCTTCGGCGCGCCCAAGAGCCCACTGGCCCAGCCGCGCAACCTCGTGGGCGGGCACGCGCTCTCCGCGTTCGTCGGGGTGAGCGTGGGGCTCGCCCTGCCAGAGCCGCTGTGGCTCACGGCCGCCCTCGCCGTAGCCACGGCCATTGCGGCCATGCACCTGACCAGAACCCTGCATCCGCCGGGCGGGGCCACGGCGCTCATCGCCGTCACAAGCGGCCCGGCCATCCGGTCCCTGGGCTACGTGTATGTGCTGTGTCCGGCGCTGGCCGGGGCGCTCATCCTGCTGTCGGCCGCGCTCCTGACAAACGCCCTCACCCCCGGCAGACGCTACCCGGAATACTAG
- a CDS encoding CBS domain-containing protein → MGHEFQPLGVDVDDILAAMRQAGSYLDITPSDALSLYRLALGHALSRLRLGISVERLMTREVRVIAADAPAAEAAALLAETGFSGAPVLEGDTLVGVLSFKDFLPRLGLPRNATPMALVAERIGRPHGGDAACGECGFAGLAARDLMTAPALTIGPEAPIGQAATLMETRGVNRLPVLHDGALVGIISRGDVVRASQSLAVEE, encoded by the coding sequence ATGGGACACGAGTTCCAGCCTCTTGGCGTGGACGTGGACGACATCCTGGCCGCCATGCGCCAGGCCGGAAGCTACCTGGACATCACGCCCTCCGATGCATTGTCCCTGTACCGCCTTGCCTTGGGCCACGCCCTGTCGCGACTGCGGCTCGGCATCTCGGTGGAGCGGCTCATGACCCGCGAGGTCCGCGTCATCGCCGCCGACGCCCCAGCCGCCGAGGCTGCCGCCCTGCTGGCGGAAACCGGCTTTTCCGGCGCTCCCGTGCTTGAAGGAGACACCCTTGTGGGTGTGTTGAGCTTCAAGGACTTCCTCCCCAGGCTCGGCCTGCCCAGGAACGCCACGCCCATGGCCCTGGTGGCGGAACGCATCGGGCGGCCGCACGGCGGCGATGCGGCCTGCGGGGAATGCGGCTTCGCCGGGCTCGCCGCCCGTGACCTCATGACCGCTCCGGCCCTGACCATCGGCCCGGAGGCGCCCATCGGCCAGGCGGCCACCCTCATGGAGACGCGCGGCGTCAACCGCCTGCCCGTGCTGCACGACGGCGCGCTTGTGGGCATCATCAGCCGGGGAGACGTGGTGCGCGCCAGCCAGTCCCTTGCCGTTGAGGAGTAG
- a CDS encoding sodium:calcium antiporter, translated as MRKALPLVLAALVTMPGLGLRLSGIHLDAPSMALISGLAILGASFLLLWACDVAQMDIPQTLALAVVALIAVLPEYAVDMYFTWQAGQHPESDYAHYAIANMTGANRLLIGVAWSAIAGLHWFKTRRRVILDVEQRTEVLFLGMATAYAFLIPIKGSLAWYDGVVFLAMYAWYIRLASQRPCSDCELEGPAELIGALPRTRRRQATLLLFLFAAGVILANAEPFSENLVATGKVFGINEFLLVQWLAPIASEAPEFIVAIMFVLRGQAAVAMGSLISSKLNQWTLLVGMIPGVYGVSSGGFEVPLPLGPFQMHEIFLTAAQSLMAVALLASLSLGPRSALLLFCMFAGQLLSPYVVEGLNLPELPWGNGTDGLHQLFSAGYVALFAAIALAKRRDVWELRLGASVEQRIV; from the coding sequence ATGCGCAAGGCCCTTCCCCTGGTTCTTGCCGCCCTGGTCACCATGCCGGGCCTGGGTCTGCGCCTGTCCGGGATCCACCTGGACGCGCCTTCCATGGCGCTGATCTCCGGCCTGGCCATCCTTGGCGCGTCGTTTCTGCTCCTGTGGGCCTGCGACGTGGCCCAGATGGACATTCCGCAGACCCTGGCCCTGGCCGTGGTGGCGCTCATCGCCGTGCTGCCGGAATACGCGGTGGACATGTACTTCACCTGGCAGGCGGGCCAGCACCCGGAGTCCGACTACGCCCACTACGCCATCGCCAACATGACCGGCGCGAACCGGCTCTTGATCGGCGTGGCCTGGTCGGCCATCGCGGGGCTGCACTGGTTCAAAACCCGCCGCCGCGTCATTCTGGATGTTGAGCAGCGCACCGAGGTGCTGTTTCTGGGCATGGCCACGGCCTACGCCTTCCTCATCCCCATCAAGGGCAGCCTGGCCTGGTACGACGGCGTGGTGTTCCTGGCCATGTACGCGTGGTACATCCGCCTGGCCAGCCAGCGTCCCTGCTCGGATTGCGAGCTGGAAGGCCCGGCCGAACTCATCGGCGCACTGCCCAGGACGCGGCGCAGGCAGGCCACGCTCCTGCTCTTCCTGTTCGCCGCCGGGGTCATCCTGGCCAACGCCGAACCCTTCAGCGAGAACCTGGTGGCCACGGGCAAGGTCTTCGGCATCAACGAGTTCCTGCTGGTGCAGTGGCTCGCGCCCATCGCCTCCGAGGCCCCGGAGTTCATCGTGGCCATCATGTTCGTGCTGCGCGGCCAGGCGGCCGTGGCCATGGGCAGCCTCATCTCCAGCAAGCTCAACCAGTGGACGCTGCTGGTGGGCATGATTCCCGGCGTGTACGGCGTCTCCAGCGGCGGGTTCGAGGTTCCGCTGCCCCTTGGCCCGTTCCAGATGCACGAGATCTTCCTCACCGCCGCCCAGTCGCTCATGGCCGTGGCGCTGCTGGCCTCGCTCTCCCTGGGGCCGCGCTCGGCCCTGCTGCTCTTCTGCATGTTCGCGGGCCAGTTGCTCAGCCCCTATGTGGTGGAGGGCCTGAACCTCCCCGAACTTCCCTGGGGCAACGGCACGGATGGCCTGCACCAGCTCTTCAGCGCGGGCTATGTGGCGCTCTTCGCCGCAATCGCCCTGGCCAAACGGCGCGATGTCTGGGAACTCCGGCTCGGAGCCAGCGTGGAGCAGCGCATCGTGTAG